One part of the Quercus lobata isolate SW786 chromosome 7, ValleyOak3.0 Primary Assembly, whole genome shotgun sequence genome encodes these proteins:
- the LOC115951941 gene encoding mitochondrial fission protein ELM1-like isoform X2: MRPIRLPEPPSGFSGLPEIFDAGGVYGAIKRAIIIGNGFAGSENQSIGLVRALGLSRHHSFYRVTRPRGGINEWLHWVPVSLHKKLDYVMKRIIGYQVMVNGQKVMPLFSQTTGLSDVLEADANHIAKMARETFDKDGPLLVVASGRDTISVSSSIKRLAPENVFVVQIQHPRSHLNRFDMVITPRHDYYPLTPHAQEQIPWFLRRWITPREPPGRNVVDSAALRSAASAWHDELAPLPKPLLVVNVGGPTSNCPYGADLAKQLATMLRNILWSCRSIRISFSRRTPEKVSNILVREFSGNQKVYIWDGEDRNPHMGHLAWADAFVITADSVSMLSEACSTGKPVYVIGAERCTWKFADFQKSLQERGVARPFTGKEDISESWSYSPLNDTTEAANCVNMALAKRGWSIHR, from the exons ATGAGACCAATCAGGCTTCCCGAACCGCCCAGCGGGTTTTCGGGTCTGCCTGAGATCTTCGATGCTGGTGGGGTCTACGGCGCGATCAAACGAGCTATCATCATCGGAAACGGCTTCGCCGGCTCAGAAAATCAAAGCATTGGCCTTGTTCGCGCTCTCGGTCTCTCTCGCCACCACTCCTTTTAC CGAGTTACAAGGCCAAGAGGAGGAATCAATGAGTGGCTTCATTGGGTTCCAGTTTCTCTACACAAAAAATTGGATTATGTCATGAAGCGAATAATTGGATATCAAGTTATGGTTAATGGGCAAAAAGTGATGCCTCTTTTTTCTCAAACAACTG GCCTATCTGATGTTCTAGAAGCTGATGCAAATCATATTGCGAAAATGGCCCGCGAAACATTTGACAA agaCGGCCCACTGTTGGTGGTTGCATCAGGCCGGGATACTATTTCTGTTTCAAGCTCCATAAAACGTTTAGCTCCAGAAAATGTCTTTGTTGTTCAG ATACAACATCCAAGGTCCCATTTGAATCGGTTTGACATGGTAATTACTCCTCGTCACGATTATTACCCTCTGACTCCTCATGCACAAGAGCAAATTCCTTGGTTTCTCCGCAGGTGGATAACTCCACGTGAACCTCCAGGAAGAAATGTG GTTGATTCTGCTGCACTTAGGAGTGCTGCTTCTGCGTGGCATGATGAGTTGGCACCACTTCCAAAGCCCTTGCTTGTGGTCAATGTTGGAGGGCCTACTA GCAATTGTCCATACGGTGCGGATCTTGCAAAGCAGTTGGCAACTATGCTGCGGAATATTCTTTGGAGCTGCAGAAGCATCAGGATATCTTTCTCTAGAAGAACTCCTGAGAAG GTGTCCAATATTCTAGTAAGAGAATTTAGTGGTAACCAAAAGGTGTACATTTGGGATGGTGAAG ATCGGAATCCACATATGGGGCATCTAGCTTGGGCTGATGCTTTTGTCATCACAGCTGATTCAGTAAGTATGTTGAGTGAGGCTTGCAGTACTGG GAAGCCTGTTTATGTGATTGGTGCTGAGCGGTGTACATGGAAGTTTGCTGATTTCCAAAAGTCTCTTCAGGAACGAGGAGTTGCTCGACCATTCACTGGTAAAGAGGAT ATATCAGAGAGCTGGAGCTATTCTCCACTTAATGACACTACTGAGGCTGCTAATTGTGTGAATATGGCACTTGCCAAGCGTGGATGGAGTATACACAGATAA
- the LOC115951941 gene encoding mitochondrial fission protein ELM1-like isoform X1 has product MRPIRLPEPPSGFSGLPEIFDAGGVYGAIKRAIIIGNGFAGSENQSIGLVRALGLSRHHSFYRVTRPRGGINEWLHWVPVSLHKKLDYVMKRIIGYQVMVNGQKVMPLFSQTTGLSDVLEADANHIAKMARETFDKDGPLLVVASGRDTISVSSSIKRLAPENVFVVQIQHPRSHLNRFDMVITPRHDYYPLTPHAQEQIPWFLRRWITPREPPGRNVVLTVGALHQVDSAALRSAASAWHDELAPLPKPLLVVNVGGPTSNCPYGADLAKQLATMLRNILWSCRSIRISFSRRTPEKVSNILVREFSGNQKVYIWDGEDRNPHMGHLAWADAFVITADSVSMLSEACSTGKPVYVIGAERCTWKFADFQKSLQERGVARPFTGKEDISESWSYSPLNDTTEAANCVNMALAKRGWSIHR; this is encoded by the exons ATGAGACCAATCAGGCTTCCCGAACCGCCCAGCGGGTTTTCGGGTCTGCCTGAGATCTTCGATGCTGGTGGGGTCTACGGCGCGATCAAACGAGCTATCATCATCGGAAACGGCTTCGCCGGCTCAGAAAATCAAAGCATTGGCCTTGTTCGCGCTCTCGGTCTCTCTCGCCACCACTCCTTTTAC CGAGTTACAAGGCCAAGAGGAGGAATCAATGAGTGGCTTCATTGGGTTCCAGTTTCTCTACACAAAAAATTGGATTATGTCATGAAGCGAATAATTGGATATCAAGTTATGGTTAATGGGCAAAAAGTGATGCCTCTTTTTTCTCAAACAACTG GCCTATCTGATGTTCTAGAAGCTGATGCAAATCATATTGCGAAAATGGCCCGCGAAACATTTGACAA agaCGGCCCACTGTTGGTGGTTGCATCAGGCCGGGATACTATTTCTGTTTCAAGCTCCATAAAACGTTTAGCTCCAGAAAATGTCTTTGTTGTTCAG ATACAACATCCAAGGTCCCATTTGAATCGGTTTGACATGGTAATTACTCCTCGTCACGATTATTACCCTCTGACTCCTCATGCACAAGAGCAAATTCCTTGGTTTCTCCGCAGGTGGATAACTCCACGTGAACCTCCAGGAAGAAATGTG GTTCTCACTGTGGGAGCTCTTCATCAGGTTGATTCTGCTGCACTTAGGAGTGCTGCTTCTGCGTGGCATGATGAGTTGGCACCACTTCCAAAGCCCTTGCTTGTGGTCAATGTTGGAGGGCCTACTA GCAATTGTCCATACGGTGCGGATCTTGCAAAGCAGTTGGCAACTATGCTGCGGAATATTCTTTGGAGCTGCAGAAGCATCAGGATATCTTTCTCTAGAAGAACTCCTGAGAAG GTGTCCAATATTCTAGTAAGAGAATTTAGTGGTAACCAAAAGGTGTACATTTGGGATGGTGAAG ATCGGAATCCACATATGGGGCATCTAGCTTGGGCTGATGCTTTTGTCATCACAGCTGATTCAGTAAGTATGTTGAGTGAGGCTTGCAGTACTGG GAAGCCTGTTTATGTGATTGGTGCTGAGCGGTGTACATGGAAGTTTGCTGATTTCCAAAAGTCTCTTCAGGAACGAGGAGTTGCTCGACCATTCACTGGTAAAGAGGAT ATATCAGAGAGCTGGAGCTATTCTCCACTTAATGACACTACTGAGGCTGCTAATTGTGTGAATATGGCACTTGCCAAGCGTGGATGGAGTATACACAGATAA